The proteins below come from a single Zonotrichia leucophrys gambelii isolate GWCS_2022_RI chromosome 3, RI_Zleu_2.0, whole genome shotgun sequence genomic window:
- the SERTAD4 gene encoding SERTA domain-containing protein 4 produces the protein MTLVLPMQRLGRPIAAEGAADLAAYRALWEPPCCGRPGPAAPPAPAPAPAAPGSPAAGSHYRGISNPVTTSKITYFKRKYVEEEDFHPPLSSCTHKTISVFEERAHILYMSLEKLKFIDDPEVYLRRSVLINNLMKRIHGEIIMQNNWCFSTCSFTGTSPQEWFVPQDCPYRKRLRMAKEEYEKLHMCCFYQECGSHYLNLPYSVNASTESNSSSSSSSSCSSSCSPPISLPSCSQQVDYEVGSAPSYRNDDQIPANEIFITNGRSHSNQEKAKFNDKSGGNEPERESIALNCEPVRGTHALECKGKFYDCFETGCNDKSNVSESWKKSLRKKESLPSNKICCNKGSKI, from the exons ATGACCCTGGTGCTGCCCATGCAGCGGCTGGGCCGCCCCATCGCCGCCGAGGGAGCCGCCGACCTCGCCGCCTACCGCGCCCTCTGGGAGCCGCCCTGCTgcggccgccccggccccgccgccccgccggccccggccccggccccggcggccccCGGTTCCCCCGCCGCAG GATCACATTACAGGGGAATTTCAAATCCTGTAACAACATCCAAGATCACAtactttaaaaggaaatatgtGGAAGAAGAGGATTTTCATCCGCCACTCAGCAGCTGTACACATAAA acAATCTCCGTGTTTGAGGAGCGGGCCCATATTCTCTACATGTCTttggaaaagctgaaattcaTTGATGATCCTGAAGTCTACCTGCGCAGATCCGTCCTCATCAACAATCTCATGAAGAGAATCCACGGAGAGATCATCATGCAGAACAACTGGTGCTTCTCCACCTGCTCCTTCACTGGCACCTCCCCACAAGAGTGGTTTGTGCCTCAGGACTGCCCATACAGAAAACGCCTTCGGATGGCAAAGGAGGAGTACGAGAAGCTCCACATGTGCTGCTTCTATCAAGAATGTGGCAGTCACTATTTAAATCTACCCTACTCTGTTAATGCTAGTACTGAAAGTaattcctcttcttcttcctcctcctcctgctcctcctcctgctcccctcccatCTCTTTGCCAAGCTGTTCCCAGCAGGTGGATTATGAAGTTGGCAGCGCACCTTCTTACAGAAATGATGACCAGATACCTGCTAATGAAATATTCATCACTAATGGCAGGTCTCACAGTAAtcaggaaaaggcaaaatttaATGACAAGAGTGGAGGGAATGAACCTGAGAGAGAAAGCATCGCCCTAAACTGTGAACCTGTAAGAGGCACCCATGCTCTTGAATGTAAAGGCAAATTTTATGACTGTTTTGAGACTGGATGTAATGACAAGAGCAACGTAAGTGAATCTTGGAAAAAATCCTTAAGGAAAAAGGAATCTTTACCAAGTAATAAAATCTGCTGCAACAAAGGAAGTAAAATATGA